AGGTGAAGGTGTTGGCTTGCGAAATGTCAAAGACAGACTTAGCCTCATTTACGATTTGGATGATCTCTTGCTCACAGAAAAGAAGGAGCAGCAATTCATTGTAACTTTAAGAATACCAAGGAAATGAAGACCATAATTATAGACGATGAAAAACTTGCCAGAAGCCTACTCAAAAGCTTCTTAAGCGAAATACCAACGATAGAAGTAATAGGTGAAGCCGAAAATGGTTTTGAAGGTCTTAAAAAGATCAATGAACTTAAGCCTGACCTTGTATTCTTGGATATTCAAATGCCTAAGCTAAATGGTTTTGAAATGCTCGAGCTAATAGACGAGACTTATCGTCCACAAGTCATATTTTCAACTGCTTATGATGAATATGCAATCAAGGCTTTTGAGCAAAATGCGGTGGATTATTTACTCAAACCCTTTAGCGAAGAACGCTTGCTGCAAGCCGTAAATAAGGTGCAAGCAAACCCACAGAAGACAAACTCAAAGGCAACAGAACTACCCCATAAAGAGGCACAAAACCGTATCGTCATAAAAGATGGAGCAGAAATAAGTATCGTACCCGTAGACGAAGTACGCTTCATAGAAGCTCAAGACGACTATGTAGAAATACATGCACAAAGCAAAAAATACTTGAAGCAACAAACCATGAAGTACTACGAAAAAGTACTCGACAATAAGGTCTTTGTGCGAATTCATCGTAAGTTCATTGTCAAAGTGACAGAGATCAAAAAGCTAGAAAAATACGGCAAAGAGACCTACTTAGCCATTCTGCACGGAGGAGAACAATTGAATGTAAGTGCTGGCGGATATCAGAAGTTGAAAGGGGTTTTGGGGGTTTAGGCCTTAAAATATGTATTAAGCACAAGAGGTGTAATCTAAAGTCAAAAAAGGACTCTGTTTATTTTTCTTCTAATTTTGAAAACCAGAAACTATTAATAGAAGATTTGGCCTTAAAAACTCTTCCAATTGACAAATGTGAAATTTGGCTTTTTATAGTAGCTATACTCTTTAGCTAAATATTCTATACTGCTTATTCACATTTTACCTGTATATTCTAATATGTACATTTATTTTATACATGTATATTCCATACGTACACTATTATTTTTACCTGTATATTCTAAATCTATTTGCAAATATTTACCTATATATTCTAAATCTGATTACCTTTATGTATAATAATTCACAGATTAGATGGAAATACAGAGAGAAAAGCTTCAAGACCTTGTAGATTGGAAGGGGCACAAAAGAAGGAAACCCTTGATAATAAATGGAGCTAGACAAGTTGGAAAATCTTGGTTAGTTAAAGAACTAGCAAGATTACACTTCAATGATAATATTGTCATCGTGAACTTTGAGAAAAACAAAGATTTTAACTCAATTTTTAAAAAAAACCTCGATGTCCAGCGTATTATACTAGAGATCAGTATAATATTCAAAGTTCAAATAATCCCGAACAAAACACTTTTATTTTTTGACGAAATACAAGAATGTCCTGAAGCACTCATTAGCCTTCGATACTTTTATGAAGAAATGCCTGAGTTGCACCTAATCGCATCTGGCTCCTTGTTAGATTTTGTAGATTTTCGTGGTTCTTTTCCAGTTGGTAGAGTAGAAACTTTAGAATTACAACCTGTTTCCTTTCTTGAATTTTTACGTGCTCGTAATTGCACTTCTATTGCATTATGGATGAAAACAAATGATTGGGATACTTTACAAAATGAAACTATTCAAAAAATTCTAGAGGATGAATATCGAAACTATTTAATAGTAGGAGGAATGCCAGAATGTGTTAAACATTTTGCAGAAAATAATGACTTCTTTGAAATTCAAAAAATACAAGACGATCTCTTAAGGTCTTATGAACAGGATTTTAAAAAATATACACCGCGAGTAAGTGAGGATTGTCTTTTGGATATACTCAGTAATGCAACCAAGTATTTAGGTAATCAAATAATATACACGAAAATATCAGAGAGATTCACAGGCCCCACAATTAAAAAAGGTTTAGAGTTACTTAAGACTGCTCGATTACTTCAAGCAGTAGAAAATGTATCAGTTAGTGGAATGCCCTTAACTGTATCAGGTAAACAATTCAAAATTTTCTATCTTGATGTTGGTCTATTGGTAAGAAAAAGCGGTTTAGACTTTAAAAATATTTACTTCCAAAATGAGCTAAATGCTACTTTCTTAGGTGCACTAGCAGAGCAATTTGTAGCTCAGCAATTAACTGCTCACAGAGGCTCAAAATTAAACTATTGGGCAAGAACACAAGGTAGTGCAAGTTCTGAGGTTGATTTTGTTATTACCGATAATGGTCAGATTATTCCCATCGAGGTGAAATCTGGAAAGAAAGGCTCATTAAAAAGCCTAAATATTCTTTTAGAAAAACATTTGAATATTAACAAGGCAATAGTTTATTCTAAGTCACACGAAGGAGTGGAAGGAAAAATTCATTTTGTGCCCATTTACTATGCAGGTTTGAGTATTTAATATTCAAACTTTAGGTTTCAAAACATTTCAGCAAAAAAAAACTTATGCAGGATATATGCTGAGTTTTAAAAATTGAAACAACCGAAGCGAGCAGAACTTTGCATATTCCATATATAGAAGCTCAAGACGATTATGTAGAAATACACGCACAAAGCAAAAAATACTTGAAGCAACAAACCATGAAGTACTACGAAAAAGTATTCGACAATAAGGTTTTCGTGCGAATTCATCGCAAGTTCATTGTCAAAGTGACAAAGATCAAAAAGCTAGAAAAATACGGCAAAGAGACCTACTTAGCCATACTGCACGGAGGAGAACTATTGAATGTAAGTGCCGGCGGATATCAGAAGTTGAAAGGGGTTTTGGGGGTGTAAGGTAGCTGGTAAATCCCTTTGAAAGACACTTGCTAAGGCAGATTGAAACTGGCGAAACAGACACAAATCAGGATAATTCAAAACCAATCAACCCAAATTCCTCTCTTTCAATATCTTTTTTAAGGCTGCGTTATTTTTAGAGCCATTCACTAATTTGTAGATGATAAACAATGGAATCAATGTAAAAAAACCGACCGTGTTTTTAACAACGCTGTAAATGATAACACCAATCACAAACCCAATTAATAATGCATTAATAATGTTAGTTGAATTCATTTTTTTAGCCTCTACAAACAGCTCATCGTCTGTTAATCCTGAAAGTTCTTTTTCTGTCATTTTTAAATAATTATAGTTTCAAAATAAACAATTGATTTTACCAAATCAATTACGGCATAGACGCTTAGCATGATTTCGCATAAATTCAAACTTGTATATATCTACTTAAAGTTGAGTCCAAAAAATTCTAAATCAAGAAGTGTAACAATAAAATTATGGTATATAAATCCAAAATTTTTGAACTCCCTTTCAATTTGCTAATTATTCAATTCCAAATAGAATAACTTTGCAGACTCTTCAATTTCGTCATCTAGGTTACCATCATATTTGAGCCCAAAAATCATCCATTCATCATTCGGTTTGTAAAACTGAAATGTATACCTAATTGGCTGCCTATCAAATTTCACCAAATAGCTTTGGAGCAGAAAACTGTCTGTTAACTTCTTTTCTACAATCAACTCATAGCCGTAAAACTTTCCTACGAAATCCTCATTCAATCCTTCCATGGAGCTTTTAAGCTTTGCGATGGCATCTGTAGACCTACTCATCCATTTATTAGTCTTGTATAAATTGTCAATCGCCATAGATGGACCATCATTCTCATATTCCTTAAAGAACTTTTTGACCAAATCATTCGGAGACTTTTGAGCAAATCCAGCCAGTGAGATTGCGAAAATTGGAATTACTAAAATGTATGTAAAGTATGTATGCTTTTTCATTTTATCATTTATTTATCGTGGAGCTTAAGCCGAACTCTACTTTAAAATTAACTCCTTCATTTTACTTTTCAAATCCGTAATCCCGTTCCACTTTAGCAATTCTTGTTTTGTACTGCTGGTACCAATCGGACCTGCC
This portion of the Spirosomataceae bacterium TFI 002 genome encodes:
- a CDS encoding two component transcriptional regulator, LytTR family; protein product: MKTIIIDDEKLARSLLKSFLSEIPTIEVIGEAENGFEGLKKINELKPDLVFLDIQMPKLNGFEMLELIDETYRPQVIFSTAYDEYAIKAFEQNAVDYLLKPFSEERLLQAVNKVQANPQKTNSKATELPHKEAQNRIVIKDGAEISIVPVDEVRFIEAQDDYVEIHAQSKKYLKQQTMKYYEKVLDNKVFVRIHRKFIVKVTEIKKLEKYGKETYLAILHGGEQLNVSAGGYQKLKGVLGV
- a CDS encoding LytTr DNA-binding domain-containing protein, whose amino-acid sequence is MHIPYIEAQDDYVEIHAQSKKYLKQQTMKYYEKVFDNKVFVRIHRKFIVKVTKIKKLEKYGKETYLAILHGGELLNVSAGGYQKLKGVLGV